In one Umezawaea sp. Da 62-37 genomic region, the following are encoded:
- a CDS encoding RNA-guided endonuclease TnpB family protein: protein MVVKRAYRYRFYPTAGQAVELSRTFGCVRLVYNRALATRTTMWRQEKRRVGYADASALLTAWKQTDELGFLNEVSSVPLQQCLRHQQKAFTNFFGKRAAYPKFKSRKPSRASAEYTRSGFRWRDGRLTLAKMNEPLAIVWSRPLPEGAEPSTVTASRDPAGRWHVSILVEATIDPLAPTAAEVGVDAGLACLLTLSTGEKIANPRHEHRERVALARAQRNLARKAKGSNNRAKARVEVARVHARIADRRRDLLHKLTTRLVRENQTIVIEDLAVRNMVRNRNLARAINDASWSEFRSMLVYKAGWYDRTVVVVDRWYPSSKTCSRCGHLLDALPLGLRSWTCPGCGEIHDRDVNAARNILAAGRAVTACGDGVRPNRRQ, encoded by the coding sequence GTGGTGGTGAAGCGAGCGTACCGGTATCGCTTCTACCCCACCGCCGGGCAAGCCGTGGAGTTGTCGCGGACCTTCGGTTGCGTTCGGCTGGTCTACAACCGGGCGTTGGCCACCCGTACCACCATGTGGCGTCAGGAAAAGCGACGCGTCGGCTACGCGGACGCGTCGGCGTTGCTCACCGCGTGGAAGCAGACCGACGAGCTCGGGTTCCTCAACGAGGTGTCGTCGGTGCCGTTGCAGCAGTGCCTGCGGCACCAGCAGAAGGCGTTCACCAATTTCTTCGGCAAACGAGCCGCGTACCCGAAGTTCAAGTCCCGCAAGCCGTCGCGCGCGTCTGCGGAGTACACCCGGTCCGGGTTCCGGTGGCGCGATGGCCGGCTCACGCTGGCCAAGATGAACGAGCCCCTGGCCATCGTGTGGTCGCGCCCACTGCCCGAGGGGGCCGAACCCTCGACCGTGACCGCGTCTCGCGACCCGGCAGGGCGATGGCACGTGTCGATCCTGGTCGAGGCCACCATCGACCCGCTTGCGCCCACGGCGGCGGAGGTCGGTGTCGACGCCGGACTGGCCTGCCTGCTGACGCTGTCCACCGGGGAGAAGATCGCCAACCCGAGGCATGAGCACCGGGAGCGGGTTGCGCTGGCCCGTGCGCAGCGGAACCTGGCCCGCAAGGCCAAGGGCTCGAACAACCGGGCCAAGGCCAGGGTGGAGGTCGCCCGCGTGCACGCCCGGATCGCCGACCGACGGCGGGACCTGCTGCACAAGCTGACCACTCGACTCGTTCGTGAGAACCAAACGATCGTGATCGAGGACCTGGCAGTCCGCAACATGGTCCGCAACCGCAACCTGGCCAGGGCGATCAACGACGCGTCGTGGTCGGAATTCCGATCCATGCTGGTTTACAAGGCGGGCTGGTACGACCGAACGGTAGTCGTGGTGGACCGGTGGTACCCATCCAGCAAGACCTGCTCGCGGTGCGGACATCTGCTCGACGCGTTGCCGTTGGGTCTGCGGTCGTGGACCTGCCCCGGTTGCGGCGAGATCCACGACCGGGATGTCAACGCCGCACGAAACATCCTGGCCGCCGGGCGGGCGGTCACAGCCTGTGGAGACGGAGTCAGACCAAACCGACGCCAGTAG
- the asnB gene encoding asparagine synthase (glutamine-hydrolyzing), protein MCGIAGYRRLDGAPVDQDLLRAMASRLVHRGPDDSGVWASGATGFAHTRLSIIDLGSSAQPMASHDGLRTVAFNGEILNYRQLRSEVDYPYRTGGDTEVLLALYERHGIDGVRKLRGQFAYAVHDAETGDLHLVRDRMGVLPLYYYVDSEVFAFASEIKALFPVIGRREVDRASLHDYLAHRSVPAPFTLVEGVRKVPQGHRLRLSAAGAVTLAPYWELPREPVVAAHTPEEAVRLVANALDESVRDALVADVPVGAYLSGGVDSSLITALVARAREGAGLHTFSAGFGDPRVDELDWAHKVAKIVGSEHHDVIVTADDFRESWANLSWHRDAPLSEPADVAVFKLAQLARRDVKVVLSGEGSDELFGGYPKHRFSQATRWAGVVPAALRGPALHRLERALPASRARLGVAVRAMAEPTAAERMRGWFAPFTVQERDALLGGPATRSATGPYERGRGDALHRMLYADSHSWLADNLLERGDRMSMAASLELRPPFLDHRLVELAFTLPSSVKVRKGVTKWVVKEVARAHLPDEVVDRKKAGFKVPLDAWFRGGLRDMAHDLLTGPSSFVGEVLDRTAVRTLLAEHDSGSRNEQPRLWTLLSLEVWQRELARANGVEVLD, encoded by the coding sequence GTGTGCGGGATAGCGGGGTACCGCAGGCTCGACGGCGCGCCCGTCGACCAGGACCTGCTGCGCGCCATGGCGTCGCGGCTGGTCCACAGGGGACCGGACGACTCGGGCGTCTGGGCGTCCGGGGCGACCGGGTTCGCGCACACCAGGCTCTCCATCATCGACCTCGGCTCGTCCGCGCAGCCGATGGCGAGCCACGACGGGCTGCGCACGGTCGCGTTCAACGGCGAGATCCTCAACTACCGGCAGCTCCGGTCCGAAGTGGACTACCCGTACCGCACGGGCGGCGACACCGAGGTGCTGCTGGCCCTCTACGAGCGCCACGGCATCGACGGCGTGCGCAAGCTGCGCGGCCAGTTCGCCTACGCCGTGCACGACGCCGAGACCGGCGACCTGCACCTGGTGCGCGACCGCATGGGCGTGCTGCCGCTGTACTACTACGTCGACTCCGAGGTCTTCGCGTTCGCCTCGGAGATCAAGGCCCTGTTCCCGGTCATCGGTCGCCGCGAGGTCGACCGGGCCAGCCTGCACGACTACCTCGCCCACCGCTCGGTACCAGCGCCCTTCACGCTCGTGGAGGGCGTCCGCAAGGTGCCGCAGGGGCACCGGCTGCGGCTCAGCGCAGCCGGTGCCGTCACCCTGGCGCCCTACTGGGAGCTGCCCCGCGAGCCGGTCGTCGCCGCGCACACGCCCGAGGAGGCCGTGCGGCTGGTGGCGAACGCGCTCGACGAGTCGGTGCGCGACGCCTTGGTGGCCGACGTGCCGGTCGGCGCGTACCTGTCCGGCGGCGTGGACAGCAGCCTGATCACCGCACTGGTGGCACGGGCCCGCGAGGGCGCCGGGCTGCACACGTTCTCCGCGGGCTTCGGCGATCCCCGCGTGGACGAGCTGGACTGGGCGCACAAGGTCGCGAAGATCGTCGGCAGCGAGCACCACGACGTGATCGTGACCGCGGACGACTTCCGCGAGTCGTGGGCGAACCTGAGCTGGCACCGGGACGCGCCGCTGTCCGAACCCGCCGACGTGGCGGTGTTCAAGCTGGCGCAGCTCGCCCGCCGCGACGTGAAGGTCGTGCTGTCCGGCGAAGGCAGCGACGAGCTGTTCGGCGGCTACCCGAAGCACCGCTTCTCCCAGGCGACCCGGTGGGCGGGCGTCGTGCCCGCCGCCCTGCGCGGACCCGCCCTGCACCGCCTGGAACGCGCCCTGCCCGCCAGTCGCGCCCGACTCGGCGTCGCCGTGCGGGCGATGGCCGAACCCACCGCCGCCGAACGCATGCGCGGCTGGTTCGCGCCGTTCACCGTGCAGGAGCGCGACGCGCTGCTCGGCGGACCGGCGACCCGCAGCGCCACGGGCCCCTACGAGCGCGGCCGGGGCGACGCCCTGCACCGCATGCTCTACGCGGACTCGCACTCGTGGCTCGCGGACAACCTGCTCGAACGCGGCGACCGCATGTCGATGGCCGCGTCCCTCGAACTCCGCCCGCCCTTCCTCGACCACCGGCTGGTGGAGCTGGCGTTCACGCTGCCCAGCTCGGTGAAGGTGCGCAAGGGCGTCACGAAGTGGGTGGTCAAGGAAGTGGCACGAGCCCATCTGCCCGACGAGGTGGTCGACCGCAAGAAGGCCGGTTTCAAGGTGCCGCTCGACGCCTGGTTCCGGGGCGGGCTGCGGGACATGGCGCACGACCTGCTGACCGGCCCCTCGTCGTTCGTCGGCGAGGTGCTGGACCGGACGGCCGTGCGGACGCTGCTGGCGGAGCACGACTCCGGCAGCAGGAACGAACAGCCGCGGTTGTGGACCCTGCTGTCGCTGGAAGTGTGGCAACGGGAGCTGGCCAGGGCCAACGGGGTGGAGGTGCTCGATTGA